From Oscillatoria sp. FACHB-1407, a single genomic window includes:
- a CDS encoding GAF domain-containing protein, producing the protein MSQLPSALQVVFDQHHKPDAIFSALLPPLCEVLQCDRCFLMLRNPSTRIGKVAYCWRRKPDVPDMTEYQWRQEDEWEKEDPLFAAALNGKPSVYVEDVETADATVLNREFERKYFGHRALIHAHLRQDEQLWGILQPAVFGEPRVWSEGDRAVIAALEDKLAPLAKTYVLEGIKDEG; encoded by the coding sequence ATGTCCCAGCTTCCTTCTGCATTGCAAGTCGTTTTTGACCAACATCACAAACCAGATGCTATTTTCTCAGCGTTGTTGCCGCCGCTGTGTGAGGTGTTGCAATGCGATCGCTGTTTTTTGATGCTGCGCAATCCCTCCACTCGCATAGGTAAGGTGGCATATTGTTGGCGACGCAAGCCTGATGTGCCCGATATGACGGAATATCAGTGGCGACAAGAGGATGAGTGGGAAAAAGAAGATCCCCTCTTTGCCGCTGCTCTCAATGGCAAACCCTCTGTTTACGTTGAAGATGTGGAAACTGCCGATGCCACCGTGTTGAATCGAGAGTTTGAGCGCAAATATTTTGGGCATCGGGCACTCATTCACGCCCATTTACGGCAAGACGAGCAACTGTGGGGGATTTTGCAACCCGCTGTGTTTGGAGAACCCAGAGTGTGGTCAGAGGGCGATCGCGCTGTCATTGCTGCGTTAGAGGACAAACTGGCACCTCTGGCGAAGACGTATGTGTTGGAGGGGATAAAGGATGAAGGATGA
- the pdxA gene encoding 4-hydroxythreonine-4-phosphate dehydrogenase PdxA has translation MQQPTQHLTDTALDRSPRPQIAIALGDPAGIGPEVILKALANPALTSECDITIVGSSSVLQHTYDRLKQIPHLVHYPLPRPDLLHVLEVEVDEETLQGIMPGKGNAASGEASFRYLETAIAGALNGDFHGIVTAPIAKSAWHAAKHFYPGQTELLAERAGIDRFGMLFVARSPHTNWTLRTLLATTHISLRQVPDALTPDLMTLKLELLIATLAQDFGITTPRIAIAGLNPHSGEQGQLGQEEVDWLIPWIKNMGDRFPNVRLDGPIPPDTMWVRPGQAWHGSAAQVNAHDGYLALYHDQGLIPVKLLAFDQAVNTTIGLPFIRTSPDHGTAFDIAGRGVADAASMQSALQLAVELVRQRMRSRESGVG, from the coding sequence GTGCAACAACCAACCCAACATTTAACTGACACAGCACTCGATCGATCGCCTCGTCCACAGATTGCAATCGCCCTTGGAGATCCGGCAGGGATTGGACCTGAAGTTATTCTCAAAGCCCTGGCTAACCCTGCGCTGACCTCTGAATGCGATATTACGATCGTGGGTAGCTCTAGCGTGTTGCAACACACCTACGATCGCCTCAAGCAAATTCCCCATCTGGTTCACTATCCGCTGCCCAGACCCGATCTGCTTCACGTTTTGGAAGTTGAGGTTGATGAAGAGACGCTTCAAGGAATTATGCCCGGAAAAGGCAATGCTGCCAGTGGTGAGGCAAGTTTCCGCTATTTAGAAACCGCGATCGCAGGCGCATTGAATGGGGATTTTCATGGTATTGTCACGGCTCCCATCGCCAAGTCAGCGTGGCACGCCGCTAAACACTTTTATCCGGGGCAGACGGAGCTATTGGCTGAACGAGCCGGGATAGATCGGTTTGGCATGTTGTTTGTGGCGCGATCGCCCCACACCAATTGGACTCTGCGAACCCTTTTAGCCACCACTCACATCTCCCTGCGGCAGGTACCCGACGCTCTGACCCCTGACCTGATGACCCTCAAACTCGAACTGCTGATAGCTACCCTGGCTCAAGACTTTGGCATCACTACCCCCCGGATTGCGATCGCCGGATTGAATCCTCACAGCGGTGAACAGGGGCAACTGGGACAGGAAGAAGTGGATTGGCTAATTCCCTGGATCAAAAACATGGGCGATCGCTTTCCCAATGTTCGCCTGGATGGCCCCATTCCCCCTGATACGATGTGGGTGCGTCCAGGTCAGGCGTGGCATGGTTCTGCGGCACAGGTTAACGCCCACGATGGTTACCTGGCTTTGTATCACGATCAGGGGTTAATTCCCGTTAAGCTTCTGGCGTTTGATCAGGCCGTCAACACGACTATCGGTCTACCCTTTATTCGGACTTCCCCCGATCACGGCACCGCGTTCGACATCGCCGGACGGGGAGTTGCCGATGCGGCGAGTATGCAGTCTGCCCTGCAACTGGCAGTGGAGTTGGTTCGACAGAGAATGAGGAGTCGGGAGTCGGGAGTCGGGTGA
- a CDS encoding MoaD/ThiS family protein, with product MTPNSSTIEITVKLFAAYQDAYGVSDLVLHLPVGATVAEVRDRLIAEHPALEQWRDLTRFGVNLQFVEPNTVLQTGDEVVLIPPVSGG from the coding sequence ATGACCCCTAACTCATCAACTATCGAAATCACCGTCAAACTGTTTGCAGCCTACCAAGATGCCTATGGAGTGTCTGACCTGGTGTTGCATCTTCCAGTGGGAGCAACGGTCGCTGAGGTGCGCGATCGCCTCATTGCAGAGCACCCAGCGTTAGAACAGTGGCGTGACTTGACCCGGTTTGGGGTCAATTTGCAATTTGTGGAACCCAACACCGTTTTACAAACAGGAGATGAGGTTGTTTTGATTCCACCTGTGAGTGGAGGATGA
- a CDS encoding ABC transporter permease has product MEASKSKKLQLRLSWQLIVTLLMFVFMYLPVLVLAFYSFNDSPFSAGWSGFSLRWYQRMFADTRILSALQDSLSVAFLAVGISAVLGTLMAVGLARYRFPGKGLYQGMSYLPLIIPDIAIAVATLVFLASVAIPLSLWTVVAAHIVFCLSYIALVISTRLASLNPHLEEAALDLGANPVQAFVKILLPELMPAIVSGCLLAFVLSMDDLLISSFTAGGGVTTLPMEIFSRVRTGVKPDINALSVVLILASGALAFIAEYIRYQGEKKKLKN; this is encoded by the coding sequence ATGGAAGCATCCAAATCTAAAAAACTTCAACTCCGGCTCTCCTGGCAGCTCATCGTGACGCTGCTAATGTTTGTGTTTATGTATCTCCCGGTGCTGGTGTTGGCGTTTTACAGCTTCAACGACTCGCCTTTCAGTGCCGGATGGAGCGGGTTTTCGTTGCGGTGGTATCAACGCATGTTTGCTGACACGCGCATTTTGTCAGCATTGCAGGATAGTTTGTCGGTTGCCTTTTTAGCCGTTGGCATTTCAGCCGTCCTGGGGACGCTGATGGCAGTCGGTCTGGCACGCTACCGCTTTCCGGGTAAAGGTTTATATCAGGGTATGTCCTACTTGCCGCTGATTATCCCCGATATTGCAATCGCTGTTGCAACGTTGGTGTTTCTGGCGTCCGTCGCCATTCCGCTAAGTCTATGGACGGTGGTGGCAGCCCACATCGTTTTTTGTTTGTCATATATCGCGTTGGTCATCTCGACGCGACTGGCAAGCCTCAACCCCCACTTAGAAGAGGCGGCTCTTGACCTGGGGGCAAATCCAGTGCAAGCGTTTGTCAAAATTTTGTTGCCAGAGTTGATGCCTGCGATCGTCTCGGGTTGCCTATTGGCGTTTGTCTTAAGTATGGATGACCTGCTGATTTCTAGCTTTACGGCTGGAGGTGGTGTCACCACATTGCCGATGGAGATCTTTAGTCGTGTCCGTACCGGGGTCAAGCCTGACATTAATGCCCTCAGTGTTGTTTTGATCCTGGCGTCGGGTGCTCTGGCGTTTATCGCAGAATACATTCGCTATCAGGGTGAAAAGAAAAAATTGAAAAATTAG
- the mrdA gene encoding penicillin-binding protein 2 codes for MALIHYSPPNSQAIAQQPNARTVGRKYQSLIVMLIVTLTLGGGIGSRLAYLQLVKGEQNRQLADNNRIRLIPRQPERGKILDREGRILAGSRLSYAVFLWPIANREGEWRPIVQRLSKILNIPEEDIRSRLEQAGYTSPSLLRIARGISPAQVTALAEFSQELKGVQVEAEAVRNYPNGDLAAHVLGYTGEMSDEDLERYRDQGYRLGDVIGQMGVESAFEPQLRGEWGGQQVEVDGMGRVLRVLGEKPARAGQDVHLTIDLNVQRAAEIALGDRKGAVVAIDPRNGAVLAMVSRPAFDPNLFSTHITDEQWQQLQSLNYPFVNRALQGYPPASTFKIVTTAAAIESGSYSPNTVLPTYPFVEVGGIQFWDWNRAGFGPLDFTGAMAWSSDTFFYQTALRMGGENLIQWTRRFGFGQKTGIEIASEESPGLVPDEAWKLENLNEPWYVGDTVNMSIGQGYMQATPLQVAVMFAVTANGGYLVKPHLLRDNVEARNWREPINISPETMRILQEGLREVITSGTGKALNVTTLPEPSGKSGTAEDPPRLSHAWFGAYAPTNNPEIVVVAFAENSGGGGGKVAAPIARQVLEAYFNGTIPTQQAQQESVTSD; via the coding sequence ATGGCGTTAATTCACTATTCCCCTCCGAATTCTCAGGCGATCGCCCAGCAACCTAACGCTCGCACTGTAGGACGCAAGTACCAGTCTCTCATCGTCATGCTGATCGTGACATTGACCCTGGGAGGCGGCATCGGCAGTCGTCTAGCCTATCTGCAATTGGTGAAAGGTGAACAAAACCGCCAACTGGCAGACAACAATCGGATTCGCTTGATTCCTCGGCAACCGGAACGGGGCAAGATTTTAGACCGAGAAGGCAGAATTCTGGCGGGTAGCCGTCTTTCCTATGCGGTGTTTTTGTGGCCTATTGCCAACCGCGAAGGAGAATGGCGACCGATCGTGCAGCGGCTCTCAAAAATTCTCAACATCCCCGAAGAAGACATTCGTAGCCGTCTGGAGCAAGCGGGATACACCTCTCCTAGCCTGTTGCGGATCGCGAGGGGCATTAGCCCTGCACAGGTCACGGCTCTGGCCGAGTTTAGTCAGGAACTCAAGGGCGTGCAGGTCGAAGCAGAAGCGGTGCGAAACTATCCCAACGGAGATTTGGCAGCTCATGTGCTGGGTTATACGGGGGAAATGAGCGACGAGGATCTGGAGCGTTATCGCGATCAGGGCTATCGTCTGGGAGATGTAATTGGTCAGATGGGGGTTGAGTCTGCATTTGAGCCTCAATTGCGAGGGGAGTGGGGCGGTCAACAGGTCGAAGTGGATGGCATGGGACGAGTGCTGCGAGTGTTGGGTGAAAAGCCTGCCAGAGCTGGGCAAGACGTACATTTAACCATTGACCTGAATGTCCAACGGGCAGCAGAGATTGCCTTGGGCGATCGCAAAGGAGCCGTTGTCGCGATCGATCCACGCAATGGCGCAGTGTTAGCCATGGTCAGTCGTCCAGCGTTTGACCCCAACCTGTTTTCTACCCACATCACCGACGAGCAATGGCAACAGTTACAAAGCCTTAACTATCCCTTTGTCAACCGGGCACTCCAGGGCTATCCTCCCGCCAGCACATTTAAGATTGTCACTACCGCAGCGGCGATCGAGTCCGGTAGCTATTCACCCAACACCGTCCTACCCACCTACCCCTTTGTTGAAGTGGGGGGTATTCAGTTTTGGGATTGGAACCGAGCCGGGTTTGGTCCCCTCGACTTCACAGGCGCAATGGCATGGAGTAGCGATACCTTTTTCTATCAAACGGCTCTCCGCATGGGGGGCGAGAACCTGATTCAATGGACTCGACGCTTTGGCTTTGGTCAAAAAACCGGAATTGAGATCGCCAGTGAAGAATCTCCTGGCTTGGTGCCCGATGAAGCCTGGAAGCTAGAGAACTTGAATGAACCCTGGTATGTCGGCGATACGGTCAATATGTCGATTGGTCAGGGCTATATGCAGGCAACTCCGTTGCAAGTGGCTGTGATGTTTGCAGTTACGGCTAACGGGGGTTACTTAGTCAAACCTCACCTATTGCGAGACAACGTAGAGGCGCGGAACTGGCGGGAGCCGATTAATATTAGCCCTGAAACCATGCGGATCTTGCAGGAAGGACTGCGGGAGGTAATCACCAGTGGCACCGGGAAAGCCCTGAATGTGACTACATTGCCTGAGCCTTCCGGCAAGAGTGGCACGGCTGAAGACCCACCCCGACTCTCCCATGCCTGGTTTGGTGCCTATGCCCCCACTAACAACCCTGAGATTGTGGTTGTGGCATTCGCTGAAAACAGCGGCGGTGGTGGTGGTAAAGTGGCAGCCCCGATCGCCCGGCAGGTTCTAGAGGCTTACTTTAATGGCACTATACCGACTCAACAGGCACAACAGGAGTCCGTTACATCTGATTAG
- a CDS encoding DUF4230 domain-containing protein: MTRMVEAAIAQLVWGILLIVTLTLFIAFGVPQLQAHWASQPAATSEVRSLIINGLKDMTELTTVNVSTKATIVTQQNRKLFGMRVGNTNLVYEGVGTVRAGIDLKELQVKEVSMGDRHIHVVLPPPYVTDVSLDVNRSSILAHYRRWFGPNAELDLQERAQADALEKIRAEACESHALEVANQNAKHLIEEILQKGGFQEVLVETQLPTAKTC; encoded by the coding sequence ATGACTCGGATGGTTGAAGCGGCGATCGCTCAACTGGTTTGGGGCATTTTGCTGATTGTGACTCTAACCCTTTTCATTGCGTTTGGAGTGCCACAACTCCAGGCGCATTGGGCGAGTCAGCCTGCGGCAACCTCAGAAGTGCGATCGCTAATCATCAACGGTCTAAAAGACATGACCGAACTGACCACGGTGAATGTCTCGACTAAAGCCACGATTGTCACCCAGCAAAATCGCAAACTGTTTGGCATGAGAGTGGGCAACACAAATCTGGTTTATGAGGGAGTGGGCACTGTACGAGCAGGGATTGATTTGAAAGAGTTGCAGGTCAAAGAAGTGAGTATGGGCGATCGCCACATTCATGTGGTGTTGCCGCCTCCTTACGTCACAGATGTATCCCTCGATGTGAATCGCTCTAGCATTTTGGCGCACTATCGCCGCTGGTTTGGTCCCAATGCAGAATTAGATCTACAAGAACGTGCCCAAGCGGATGCGTTAGAGAAAATCAGAGCTGAAGCCTGTGAGAGTCACGCGCTAGAAGTCGCTAATCAAAATGCCAAACACCTGATAGAAGAGATTTTGCAGAAGGGCGGGTTTCAAGAGGTACTTGTTGAAACGCAATTGCCCACAGCGAAGACTTGTTAG
- a CDS encoding ABC transporter ATP-binding protein, which translates to MSQTVTQDRLTSEVDVKLDVELRKVFKVFNGETAVRGIDLSIRQGEFFSILGPSGCGKTTTLRLIAGFEEPTAGEVLIRGQSMTHTPPYRRPVNTVFQSYALFNHMTVWDNVAFGLRIKKLSKGEIHDQVKEALQLVKMDSFARRYPSQLSGGQQQRVALARALVNRPAVLLLDEPLGALDLKLRKEMQVELSNLHQELGLTFVMVTHDQEEALSLSDRIAVMNEGRLEQVGSPSEIYEFPQTPFVADFIGDTNLFQGRIEAADPFDPSTLYVTTNQGLKILVKNTELLDGSGVRQVVVSIRPEKIHVSLDQPSHAVNCFEGRLKHTMYLGTHVHYVVELPSGDCLTVMQPNRIENLPDPHTQIYVYWAATDCLALTA; encoded by the coding sequence ATGTCTCAGACCGTTACCCAAGATCGATTAACCTCCGAGGTGGACGTCAAATTGGACGTCGAACTGCGAAAAGTATTTAAGGTGTTTAATGGTGAGACAGCCGTTAGGGGCATCGATCTCAGCATTCGTCAGGGTGAATTTTTTAGCATCTTGGGTCCCTCTGGCTGTGGTAAAACCACCACTCTGCGCCTCATTGCTGGGTTTGAAGAACCAACCGCAGGAGAGGTTTTGATTCGGGGGCAGTCCATGACGCACACACCGCCCTATCGTCGTCCGGTCAATACCGTGTTTCAGAGCTATGCCCTGTTTAACCATATGACCGTGTGGGATAACGTTGCATTTGGGCTACGAATCAAAAAATTGAGTAAAGGCGAGATTCACGATCAGGTTAAAGAGGCATTGCAGCTTGTCAAGATGGATTCGTTTGCCCGTCGCTATCCGAGTCAGCTTTCGGGTGGGCAACAACAGCGGGTTGCTCTGGCACGAGCCCTCGTCAACCGCCCAGCCGTGTTGTTGTTGGATGAGCCGTTAGGCGCGTTGGACTTAAAACTGCGGAAAGAGATGCAGGTTGAGTTGTCCAACTTACACCAGGAACTGGGGCTGACCTTTGTAATGGTGACACACGATCAAGAGGAAGCCCTGAGTCTGTCCGATCGCATTGCCGTCATGAATGAGGGGCGGTTAGAGCAGGTTGGTAGCCCCAGCGAAATTTATGAATTTCCTCAAACCCCATTTGTTGCCGATTTTATTGGGGATACCAATCTGTTTCAGGGACGCATCGAAGCGGCTGATCCGTTTGATCCATCCACGCTGTACGTCACGACTAATCAAGGACTCAAGATTTTGGTGAAAAATACAGAGTTGCTGGATGGGTCTGGTGTGCGCCAGGTCGTTGTTAGTATTCGACCAGAAAAAATTCATGTCAGCCTTGACCAGCCCAGCCATGCTGTGAACTGCTTTGAGGGACGCTTAAAGCACACGATGTATTTGGGCACTCACGTTCACTATGTTGTTGAATTGCCGTCAGGTGATTGTTTGACGGTGATGCAACCCAACCGTATAGAGAATTTGCCTGACCCCCATACACAGATTTATGTCTATTGGGCTGCAACAGATTGTCTGGCTTTGACTGCCTGA
- the petM gene encoding cytochrome b6-f complex subunit PetM: MNTELLNAAVLSFSLILVGLGLGFLLLKLQGGEE; the protein is encoded by the coding sequence ATGAATACTGAACTTCTTAACGCCGCGGTTTTATCCTTTAGCCTCATTTTAGTGGGCTTAGGTTTAGGCTTCTTGCTGCTCAAGTTGCAGGGCGGTGAAGAATAG
- a CDS encoding ABC transporter permease yields MSTSAPITPAPIAPPSDSVWKRRLSRLIEPTVLLGPPGIWLLCLLVIPTLLILDISLHPDLRPGQPVDGYGLGNYVKAFESVYLWVIGRSVFFAIVSTLICLVLGFPVAYWIALMAPKRWQNLLLVSFVLPLWTSSLLRSYAWITILRPSGVLNSVLTAIHLPTLDLLNRQAAVMIGLAYNFLPYMVLILYASLEKLDKRLLEAAADLGASPQQAFWKVTVPQTLSGIAAGCLLVFITSLGEFVVPELLGGASSMTMARLIYNQFLGATRNWGFGSSLSMILILAVSISIALLIKYGDQKAEDF; encoded by the coding sequence ATGTCTACCTCTGCCCCGATCACTCCTGCTCCGATCGCCCCCCCTTCTGACTCGGTGTGGAAGCGGCGATTGTCACGCTTGATTGAGCCGACGGTGCTCTTGGGACCACCCGGAATCTGGCTCCTGTGTTTATTGGTGATTCCCACTCTGCTGATTCTTGACATTAGCCTGCATCCCGACCTGCGTCCGGGGCAACCTGTAGATGGCTACGGATTAGGAAATTATGTCAAAGCATTTGAATCGGTTTATTTGTGGGTGATCGGGCGATCGGTATTTTTTGCGATCGTCAGTACTCTCATCTGTCTGGTACTGGGCTTCCCCGTTGCCTACTGGATTGCCCTCATGGCACCCAAACGTTGGCAAAATCTCTTGCTGGTGAGTTTTGTTTTACCGCTGTGGACGTCTTCGTTGCTGCGGTCTTATGCCTGGATCACAATTCTGCGCCCCAGTGGGGTGCTTAACTCGGTTCTGACTGCGATTCACCTGCCTACGCTGGACTTGCTCAATCGTCAGGCAGCGGTGATGATTGGCTTAGCCTACAACTTTTTGCCCTACATGGTGCTGATCCTTTATGCGTCGCTAGAGAAGCTGGATAAGCGACTGTTAGAAGCGGCAGCCGATTTGGGGGCTAGCCCCCAGCAAGCCTTTTGGAAGGTGACTGTGCCCCAAACTTTATCGGGGATTGCGGCTGGGTGTTTGCTGGTGTTTATCACTAGCCTGGGAGAGTTCGTTGTGCCGGAACTGTTGGGCGGAGCTTCGAGTATGACGATGGCACGCCTGATCTACAACCAGTTTCTCGGCGCGACGCGCAACTGGGGATTTGGCTCTAGCCTCAGTATGATTTTAATTTTGGCGGTTAGTATCTCGATCGCCCTGCTGATTAAATATGGCGATCAAAAGGCAGAGGATTTTTAG
- a CDS encoding ABC transporter permease: MSRSVALRYYILSRLLLAPLMIWVLITLVFLLLRATPGDPVDMVLGSRAPEEAKAAMRERLGLNAPLWLQYLHYLGDLLRFDLGTSLTTQGQSVWHIIQQYFPATVELTVFSMIVSVLVGVSIGALAASKPNTPLDAGGRLFGIITYAVPTYWFGMILQLIFAVQLRWFPIGTRFPLTEDPPIVRTGLYLVDSLLQGNLNAFFTSLYYLALPSLTLGILLSGIFERIVRVNLKQTLRADYVEAARARGIPEPRIVLAHALKNALIPVITVLGLTVASLLGGAILTEVTFSWPGLANRLYEAISFRDYPVVQGIMVFFGIIVAIASIVIDILNAYIDPRIRY; this comes from the coding sequence ATGTCTCGCTCAGTTGCTCTGCGCTACTACATTCTGTCTCGCCTGTTGTTAGCCCCATTGATGATTTGGGTGCTGATTACTCTGGTGTTTTTGTTGCTGCGAGCGACGCCGGGTGACCCGGTAGACATGGTGTTGGGGTCACGCGCCCCCGAAGAGGCAAAAGCCGCCATGAGAGAACGTTTGGGATTGAACGCTCCTCTCTGGCTGCAATATCTGCATTATTTAGGAGACTTGTTGCGGTTTGATTTGGGCACGTCGCTAACCACTCAGGGGCAATCGGTGTGGCACATCATTCAGCAATATTTTCCAGCAACGGTTGAGCTAACCGTTTTCAGTATGATTGTCTCAGTATTAGTGGGGGTGAGCATTGGAGCACTTGCCGCCTCAAAGCCTAACACCCCGCTGGATGCAGGAGGCAGACTGTTTGGCATCATCACCTATGCGGTGCCGACCTATTGGTTTGGCATGATTTTGCAATTAATTTTTGCAGTGCAGTTACGCTGGTTTCCCATTGGCACGCGCTTTCCCTTAACAGAAGACCCACCCATCGTGCGAACCGGACTGTATCTTGTAGATAGTTTGCTCCAGGGCAATCTCAATGCCTTTTTCACCAGTTTGTATTATCTAGCTCTTCCCAGTTTGACCCTGGGCATTCTGTTGAGTGGCATTTTTGAGCGGATTGTGCGGGTAAATTTGAAGCAAACCCTCCGTGCCGACTATGTCGAAGCAGCGCGAGCACGCGGCATTCCAGAACCCCGCATTGTGTTAGCCCACGCGCTCAAGAATGCATTGATTCCTGTCATCACCGTTTTGGGGTTGACGGTGGCTTCGCTGTTGGGTGGTGCAATCTTAACCGAGGTGACCTTCTCGTGGCCAGGATTAGCCAATCGTCTGTATGAGGCGATCTCGTTTCGCGACTATCCCGTGGTGCAGGGTATTATGGTGTTTTTTGGAATCATCGTGGCGATCGCCAGTATTGTGATCGACATCCTCAATGCCTACATCGACCCTCGAATCCGCTATTAG
- a CDS encoding polyamine ABC transporter substrate-binding protein — protein MPSINPRKTRLSLSGQSRYWSASRRRFLQLSTAALSGTLLANCARNITDSGASPEASPAAATGSPTGDNTLHVYSWSSYIDDALLKDFESKTGITVVADIYDSNETMLAKMQAGGGSAYSIIYPSDYMVEQMIELDLLTELDKSRLPSTDTLIEQWQSPPYDPENRFSYPFAWGTTGLVYNSEVLDPAPEDWEYLWEEQEQLSRKMTMLNDVREVFGAVLKSLGYSNSTTDEAEIQEAYERLAELKPAINAFTTDAWRDQLVVGDLVMAHAYSVDAIDAMSANDKLRYVVPASGATVWGDTVVIPKSAPNVDAAYEWMNYILSPENSTQVVERLKFATPNKQTFDALPSALKEDPSLFPPDATLAKCEPLSNVGDSIELYDRLWTQLTSA, from the coding sequence ATGCCCTCTATAAATCCACGAAAAACTCGATTGTCTTTGTCCGGACAATCACGCTATTGGTCTGCCAGCAGACGACGCTTTTTACAGCTATCAACGGCAGCGTTGTCAGGAACCCTTCTAGCGAATTGTGCTCGTAACATCACCGATTCAGGAGCTTCCCCTGAAGCCAGTCCTGCTGCTGCAACTGGAAGTCCTACGGGGGACAATACACTGCATGTCTACTCCTGGTCGAGTTACATTGATGATGCTTTATTAAAAGACTTTGAGAGTAAAACAGGCATTACAGTAGTCGCTGACATTTACGACTCCAACGAAACCATGCTGGCAAAGATGCAGGCGGGTGGAGGCAGTGCCTACAGCATCATCTATCCCTCTGACTACATGGTGGAGCAGATGATCGAGTTAGACCTGCTAACGGAGTTAGACAAATCTCGCCTGCCCAGCACCGATACTTTGATTGAGCAATGGCAAAGCCCACCCTATGACCCCGAAAACAGGTTCAGCTATCCCTTTGCCTGGGGAACGACGGGGTTGGTCTACAACTCGGAGGTACTCGACCCTGCCCCTGAGGATTGGGAATATCTGTGGGAAGAGCAAGAGCAACTGTCCCGCAAAATGACGATGCTCAATGATGTCCGGGAGGTATTTGGGGCGGTGCTCAAATCGTTGGGCTATTCCAACAGCACTACCGATGAGGCGGAGATTCAGGAGGCTTACGAAAGATTGGCAGAATTGAAGCCTGCGATCAATGCGTTTACAACAGATGCGTGGCGCGATCAGTTGGTCGTGGGCGATTTGGTGATGGCACATGCCTATTCGGTGGATGCGATCGACGCTATGAGTGCGAATGATAAGCTCAGGTATGTAGTGCCCGCTAGTGGTGCGACAGTCTGGGGTGATACGGTGGTGATTCCTAAGTCGGCTCCTAATGTGGATGCTGCCTATGAGTGGATGAACTATATCCTCAGCCCTGAGAACTCGACTCAAGTTGTGGAACGACTGAAATTTGCCACTCCTAACAAACAAACCTTTGATGCACTGCCGTCAGCGTTAAAAGAAGATCCCAGTCTGTTTCCACCCGATGCTACTCTGGCTAAGTGTGAGCCATTAAGTAATGTGGGAGATTCGATCGAATTGTACGATCGCCTCTGGACTCAACTCACGAGCGCATAA